The following proteins come from a genomic window of Streptomyces sp. Sge12:
- a CDS encoding GNAT family N-acetyltransferase, which produces MRTIVTAMDIRRAHTAAELSAAESLFDGPARTEWSERFLSAPGHVMFIAYVDGVPAGMVSGIEMSHPDKGTEMCLYELSVDEGYRRRGIGRDLTLALAEEAKARGCYGMWVGVDTDNEAALATYTSAGARDEGVFSMRGWPLAP; this is translated from the coding sequence GTGCGCACTATCGTGACCGCCATGGACATCCGCCGGGCCCACACCGCCGCCGAGCTCTCGGCCGCCGAATCCCTCTTCGACGGGCCCGCCCGCACGGAGTGGTCCGAGCGGTTCCTCTCCGCTCCGGGGCACGTGATGTTCATCGCCTACGTCGACGGCGTGCCCGCCGGGATGGTCTCCGGCATCGAGATGAGCCACCCCGACAAGGGCACCGAGATGTGCCTGTACGAGCTCTCCGTGGACGAGGGGTACCGGCGCCGCGGCATCGGCCGCGATCTGACCCTGGCCCTGGCCGAGGAGGCGAAAGCGCGCGGCTGTTACGGGATGTGGGTGGGGGTCGACACCGACAACGAGGCCGCCCTGGCCACCTACACCTCGGCCGGCGCGCGCGACGAGGGCGTCTTCTCGATGCGCGGCTGGCCCCTCGCCCCGTAG
- a CDS encoding alpha/beta fold hydrolase, whose translation MRNAVVTPEGDRIRWVELPGEEPARVYVHGLGATSPAYFTASATHPRLAGRRSLLVDLLGHGHSDRPEGFSYTLEAHADALAAALTEAGAKGAELIAHSMGGAVAIVLAHRHPHLVSRLVLVDANLDPQQPVPVMPGSSGIASYTEEEFLGGGWAEVRDRVGAHWWATMRLTGRTALYRTAVHLVAGTTPTMRELLLESNIPRTYLLPEADGPLAGTEALEASGVAVVSVPDCGHNIMLDNPEGFARATAAALARD comes from the coding sequence GTGAGGAACGCCGTGGTCACGCCGGAGGGCGACCGGATCCGCTGGGTCGAGCTGCCGGGGGAGGAGCCGGCCCGGGTCTATGTGCACGGGCTGGGGGCCACCTCGCCCGCCTACTTCACGGCGAGCGCCACGCATCCGCGGCTGGCGGGGCGGCGTTCGCTGCTGGTCGATCTGCTCGGCCACGGACACAGCGACCGCCCCGAGGGGTTCTCCTACACCCTCGAAGCACACGCCGACGCGCTGGCCGCCGCCCTCACGGAGGCCGGTGCGAAGGGCGCCGAGCTGATCGCCCACAGCATGGGCGGGGCCGTCGCCATCGTGCTCGCCCACCGGCACCCCCACCTGGTGTCCCGGCTGGTGCTCGTCGACGCGAACCTGGACCCGCAGCAGCCCGTGCCCGTCATGCCCGGGAGCAGTGGGATCGCCTCCTACACGGAGGAGGAGTTCCTGGGCGGGGGCTGGGCCGAGGTGCGGGACCGGGTCGGCGCGCACTGGTGGGCCACCATGCGGCTCACCGGCCGAACCGCCCTGTACCGCACCGCCGTCCACCTGGTCGCGGGGACCACTCCCACCATGCGCGAGCTGCTGCTGGAGTCGAACATCCCGCGCACCTACCTGCTGCCGGAGGCGGACGGCCCGCTGGCGGGCACCGAAGCCCTGGAGGCCTCGGGCGTGGCCGTGGTGTCCGTCCCCGACTGCGGGCACAACATCATGCTCGACAACCCGGAAGGCTTCGCCCGGGCCACCGCGGCGGCGCTGGCCCGCGACTGA
- a CDS encoding phospholipase, giving the protein MRRRRLVPALATATATALLALAPAAWAAPQVPADKPQVLSRWTQTGAASYHAWAEAREHRAAWAAYAFDWSTDQCTSSPDNPFGFPFADACARHDFGYRNHRAAGLFPAAKERLDLAFHADLKRVCARYSGSRRISCEGTALTYYQAVRLLGIS; this is encoded by the coding sequence ATGCGCCGTCGCCGCCTCGTCCCCGCTCTCGCCACCGCCACCGCCACCGCGCTGCTCGCCCTTGCCCCGGCCGCCTGGGCCGCACCGCAGGTCCCGGCCGACAAGCCGCAGGTGCTGAGCCGCTGGACGCAGACCGGCGCCGCCAGCTACCACGCGTGGGCCGAGGCGCGCGAGCACCGGGCGGCCTGGGCCGCGTACGCCTTCGACTGGTCGACGGACCAGTGCACCTCGTCCCCCGACAACCCCTTCGGCTTCCCCTTCGCGGACGCCTGCGCGCGCCACGACTTCGGCTACCGCAACCACCGTGCGGCAGGGCTGTTTCCGGCCGCCAAGGAACGGCTGGACCTGGCGTTCCACGCGGACCTGAAGCGGGTCTGCGCACGCTACTCGGGCAGCCGCAGGATCTCGTGCGAGGGCACCGCACTGACCTACTACCAAGCGGTGCGGCTGCTCGGAATTTCCTAG
- a CDS encoding sulfite oxidase, translated as MEQARDQAPVQVPSREQEREPLREPVPEQVREQVREQVREVSAPGRIAAPDEDISPEELALAARNHGLPLEALRYEVTPPGLHYVLVHYDIPAADAARWSLSVGGRVRTPLALDLAALRALPAVTHRVTMECAGNGRARLTPRPVSQPWLVEAVGTADWTGVPLRVVLAGAGVRPDAVEAVFTGADHGIERGVEQDYRRSLPVADATGQDPEVLIAYAMNGAPLPPQHGFPLRLVVPGWYGMAHVKWLREITLVDAPFTGFQQTVAYRYRRSVDDPDDPGEPVTRIAPRALMVPPGFPDFMTRTRVVHPGPVPLEGRAWSGHGAVARVEVSADGGRSWARAEVAPQAHRWAWQAWSCVWRAAPGRHTLTVRATDTEGRTQPLEQPWNRGGFGNNMVQHVPVLCC; from the coding sequence ATGGAGCAGGCGAGGGATCAGGCGCCTGTGCAGGTCCCGTCCCGGGAGCAGGAACGGGAGCCGCTGCGGGAGCCGGTACCGGAGCAGGTGCGCGAGCAGGTACGGGAGCAGGTGCGGGAGGTCAGCGCCCCGGGCCGCATCGCGGCGCCCGATGAGGACATCAGCCCCGAGGAGCTGGCGCTCGCGGCCCGCAACCACGGACTTCCCCTGGAAGCCCTGCGCTACGAGGTCACACCGCCCGGCCTCCACTACGTCCTGGTCCACTACGACATACCCGCCGCCGACGCCGCCCGCTGGTCCCTCTCCGTCGGCGGCCGGGTCCGTACGCCGCTGGCGCTGGACCTGGCCGCCCTGCGCGCCCTCCCGGCGGTCACCCACCGCGTCACGATGGAGTGCGCGGGCAACGGCCGGGCCCGGCTCACCCCCCGGCCGGTCAGCCAGCCGTGGCTGGTCGAGGCGGTGGGCACCGCCGACTGGACGGGTGTCCCGCTGCGTGTCGTACTCGCCGGGGCCGGAGTGCGGCCGGACGCCGTCGAGGCCGTGTTCACCGGCGCCGATCACGGGATCGAACGCGGCGTCGAGCAGGACTACCGGCGCAGTCTGCCGGTGGCGGACGCCACCGGGCAGGATCCGGAAGTGCTGATCGCGTACGCCATGAACGGCGCGCCCCTGCCCCCGCAGCACGGGTTCCCGCTGCGGCTGGTCGTCCCCGGCTGGTACGGCATGGCACACGTGAAATGGCTGCGCGAGATCACCCTCGTCGACGCGCCGTTCACCGGTTTCCAGCAGACCGTGGCCTACCGGTACCGGCGCTCCGTCGACGATCCCGACGACCCGGGCGAGCCGGTCACCCGGATCGCGCCGCGCGCCCTGATGGTCCCGCCGGGCTTCCCCGACTTCATGACCCGCACCCGCGTCGTGCACCCGGGCCCGGTACCGCTGGAGGGGCGGGCCTGGTCCGGCCACGGGGCCGTGGCCCGGGTGGAGGTGAGCGCCGACGGGGGCCGCTCCTGGGCCCGGGCCGAGGTCGCGCCGCAGGCGCACCGGTGGGCGTGGCAGGCCTGGTCCTGTGTCTGGCGGGCCGCACCGGGCCGCCACACGCTGACCGTCCGCGCCACCGACACCGAGGGCCGTACGCAGCCGCTCGAACAGCCGTGGAACCGGGGCGGCTTCGGCAACAACATGGTCCAGCACGTCCCGGTCCTGTGCTGCTGA
- a CDS encoding phosphoribosyltransferase family protein has product MLFTHRADAGERLAEALRHLAGDDPVVLGLPRGGVPVAYRVARALGAPLDVIVVRKLGVPHHRELGFGAIGEGGVRVISEDIVRSSRLRPEDLAEVERAEEAELARQARRFRGDRPRVPLDGRTVIVVDDGIATGATAAAACEVVRAQGAAHVVLAVPVAPPDAVTRLGSAADEVVCLSTPHAFRAVGEWYQDFSQTSDEEVVFLLARAAADPGARTSVRAAAVEVDAGGLTLPGDLALPEGAGAVVVFAHGSGSSRHSPRNRSVAADLNRAGLGTLLLDLLTPAEGAGRGHVFDIETLAGRLADATAWVRGRVSVPVGWFGASTGAAAALWAAAADPDVGAVVSRGGRPDLAGPRLAAVRAPTLLIVGGRDTTVLDLNRQAQRELRCENRLEVVPGATHLFDEPGALEEVARLARDWFTGHLTRDP; this is encoded by the coding sequence GTGCTGTTCACCCATCGCGCGGATGCCGGCGAGCGGCTCGCCGAGGCGCTCAGGCACCTGGCGGGGGACGATCCCGTCGTACTGGGCCTGCCCCGCGGCGGCGTCCCGGTCGCCTACCGGGTGGCCCGCGCGCTCGGCGCCCCGCTCGATGTGATCGTCGTACGCAAGCTCGGAGTCCCCCACCACCGTGAGCTGGGCTTCGGCGCCATCGGCGAGGGCGGCGTACGCGTCATCAGCGAGGACATCGTCCGCAGCAGCCGGCTCCGCCCGGAGGACCTCGCGGAGGTCGAACGCGCCGAGGAGGCGGAGCTCGCCCGGCAGGCCCGCCGGTTCCGCGGGGACCGGCCCCGGGTGCCCCTCGACGGCCGGACCGTGATCGTCGTGGACGACGGGATCGCGACCGGCGCCACGGCCGCGGCCGCGTGCGAGGTCGTCCGGGCGCAGGGCGCGGCGCACGTGGTGCTGGCCGTTCCGGTGGCGCCGCCGGACGCGGTCACCCGGCTGGGATCCGCCGCCGACGAGGTCGTGTGCCTCTCCACACCGCATGCCTTCCGCGCCGTCGGCGAGTGGTACCAGGACTTCTCCCAGACCTCCGACGAGGAGGTCGTCTTCCTGCTGGCGCGGGCGGCGGCCGATCCCGGCGCCCGCACGTCCGTCCGGGCCGCGGCGGTCGAGGTGGACGCCGGCGGCCTCACCCTGCCCGGGGACCTCGCCCTGCCGGAGGGCGCCGGGGCGGTCGTGGTGTTCGCCCACGGCTCCGGCAGCAGCCGCCACAGCCCGCGCAACCGGTCGGTGGCGGCGGACCTCAACCGGGCGGGCCTCGGGACGCTGCTCCTCGACCTGCTCACGCCCGCCGAGGGGGCCGGCCGGGGCCATGTCTTCGACATCGAGACGCTGGCCGGGCGGCTCGCGGACGCCACCGCCTGGGTGCGCGGCCGGGTGTCCGTGCCGGTCGGCTGGTTCGGGGCGAGCACCGGAGCCGCCGCGGCGCTGTGGGCCGCGGCCGCGGACCCGGACGTCGGCGCCGTGGTGTCCCGCGGCGGCCGCCCCGACCTCGCCGGCCCGCGGCTCGCCGCCGTACGGGCCCCCACGCTGCTGATCGTGGGCGGCCGGGACACGACGGTCCTCGACCTCAACCGACAAGCCCAGCGCGAGCTGCGCTGCGAGAACCGGCTCGAGGTCGTTCCGGGGGCCACGCACCTCTTCGACGAGCCGGGCGCGCTGGAGGAGGTGGCCCGCCTGGCCCGCGACTGGTTCACCGGCCACCTGACGCGTGACCCATGA
- a CDS encoding serine hydrolase domain-containing protein, whose amino-acid sequence MSDNGNGMRRDELAAFVEATAEEFGIPGVAVGVLWDGQEVSAAYGVTNLEHPQPVDENTLFHLASVTKVFTATALMRLVAEGRVELAAPVRRYVPELRLADGAAAERITVLNLLNHTAGLDWNFVFSGDEADTLAGFVAHLPELPLIAPPGSRASYSQAGYNLAGRIIETVTGLPFEKAMDRLLLEPAGLTNTFFDLDEVMVRRFAVGHTPDDRREELRPARPWASWRAGARGNHPGGGIASCVSDLLRWSRFQLGTGEGVLPAEALRRMTERTVELPASTLGDGLGIGWFLREVDGVRTIGQGGSGNGQFAELLIAPEQRFAVVSLANAGPHGHLFNQAVVRWALERCLGAVEQDPEPVAYDGARAREVEGRYANDAMNLDIADDGARLTLAVGIKPEIRGASDVDMPADHPPAAIGFLSATGDEYVITEGGLKAQRGLFHRDARGAVVGVDLAGRLFGRAAVTS is encoded by the coding sequence ATGAGCGACAACGGCAACGGCATGCGGCGGGACGAGCTGGCCGCCTTCGTCGAGGCGACCGCCGAGGAGTTCGGTATCCCCGGGGTGGCCGTCGGGGTGCTGTGGGACGGTCAGGAGGTCAGCGCCGCGTACGGGGTGACCAACCTCGAACACCCGCAGCCGGTCGACGAGAACACCCTCTTCCACCTCGCGTCGGTGACCAAGGTCTTCACCGCCACCGCGCTGATGCGTCTCGTCGCGGAGGGCCGGGTGGAGCTGGCCGCGCCGGTCCGCCGCTACGTTCCCGAGCTGCGGCTCGCCGACGGGGCGGCGGCGGAGCGGATCACCGTCCTGAACCTGCTCAACCACACCGCGGGCCTCGACTGGAATTTCGTCTTCAGCGGCGACGAGGCCGACACCCTGGCCGGCTTCGTGGCCCACCTGCCCGAGCTGCCGCTGATCGCCCCGCCCGGTTCCCGCGCCTCCTACAGCCAGGCCGGATACAACCTGGCCGGCCGGATCATCGAGACCGTCACCGGCCTCCCCTTCGAGAAGGCCATGGACCGGCTGCTGCTGGAACCGGCCGGGCTGACGAACACCTTCTTCGACCTCGACGAGGTCATGGTCCGGCGGTTCGCCGTCGGTCACACCCCCGACGACCGGCGCGAGGAACTGCGGCCCGCCCGCCCGTGGGCCTCCTGGCGGGCGGGTGCGCGCGGCAACCACCCCGGCGGCGGTATCGCCTCCTGCGTGAGCGACCTGCTGCGGTGGTCCCGATTCCAGCTCGGCACGGGCGAGGGCGTACTGCCGGCCGAGGCCCTGCGGCGCATGACGGAGCGGACGGTCGAGCTGCCCGCCAGCACGCTCGGCGACGGGCTCGGCATCGGCTGGTTCCTGCGCGAGGTGGACGGTGTCCGCACCATCGGGCAGGGCGGCTCGGGCAACGGCCAGTTCGCCGAACTGCTGATCGCGCCGGAGCAGAGGTTCGCGGTGGTCTCGCTGGCCAATGCCGGCCCGCACGGCCACCTCTTCAACCAGGCCGTCGTGCGCTGGGCCCTGGAGCGCTGCCTCGGGGCCGTGGAGCAGGACCCGGAGCCGGTCGCGTACGACGGGGCGCGGGCGCGCGAGGTCGAGGGCCGGTACGCGAACGACGCCATGAACCTCGACATCGCCGACGACGGCGCCCGCCTCACGCTGGCGGTGGGGATCAAGCCGGAGATCCGCGGGGCCTCGGACGTGGACATGCCCGCCGACCACCCGCCGGCCGCCATCGGCTTCCTGTCCGCGACCGGCGACGAGTACGTCATCACCGAGGGCGGGCTGAAGGCGCAGCGCGGCCTGTTCCACCGCGACGCGCGGGGCGCGGTCGTGGGCGTCGACCTCGCCGGCCGGCTCTTCGGGCGGGCCGCCGTCACGTCCTGA